The following is a genomic window from Chryseobacterium sp. StRB126.
GCATAATTGAATGTAAGCTTCTCATCATTATGAACAATCTCTGTAAGCAAAGCATCTACGTACATATTATTGGTTGTTACATGCTGGCTCTTCCTCGAATTTGCACAATCTGCAATATTCTGTTCTATAGGAATATAAATATCTGTAAAACTGTGGGTAATATTCCTGTACAGCATTCTTTTCCCATAATTGAAACTTACTTCCTCATTATTTGGGAATTTAATTTTTCCAAGAATAAATGAAGAAGTATAAGATTCTCCAAAACTACCTGTAGTAATAGTACTGGTTGAGTTTCCTTTTGATAATGTATAGATAACCCCTTTAGAATCTATGATCGTAAATTTATTATCAGCATAAGAGATTTTTACATCCTCATAAGGAATCGTTCTGAAGTTCCCGTTTGAATCTTTGATAAAGGAACCTGAAATAGTGGGTAGGTTATAATGATAAATATCGGGTTGAGAATCCATAACCCCCTCCTTTATGCTTGACATTTTTTGGAAAACATCTGGTGGGAAGGTATTTAAATCCCCTGTTGCATAATCCCCGGGCTGCTGTGGAAACCAAACTCCGTTTTCAAGATCATCCTTTCCATGCATTTCTACTGAAATACCATTTGGAACGGATAAAGACCAGCCTAATCCTGCCACTCCTGAAGTTTCATCTACTTTAATTCCACCTGTATTATAGGTTAAACTGATAGGAATCGTTACTCCATACCGGGTTTTAATTTCATATAAAGGAACAGAGACATTAAGCTTACCTGTCCTGTAATCTACCGGAAAGTCTCCTGCTTTGAACATGCTGTATGTTTCAGGGGTAGTAGGAAATATCTTTTGAATATCATTTTTTGTTCCGGGATCTATGGAAGCCTGCCCCAATACTATTATACCTGACAATGCAGATGCCAGAAGTATTATTTTTTTCATGATTAATGTTTTTTATTTTTTAATCAGCTTTGCATTGGCTGTTTTGTTATTATCTGTTTTTATCGTCACTAAGTAAGCTCCTTGTACCAAAGCCTGAGTATTAATTTTAGTTACTCTGTTCTTGGTTTTGAAGCTCTGAAGCTGTCTTCCACTCATATCATACAACATAATATCAGCATCCTTGAAATCAAAACCGATTTCTACATACGCATAGTCTGATACTGGATTCGGATAGATCTTAATGTCATATTTTTCAATCAGATCATTCACCTGTTTGTCACCCAACTTGACAATCTTCCAGTTCTCTTTTCCAAGTTCTTTGGCGCTGGTTCCCGCTAAAACAATTGAGCCGTCTCTATTTAATTTCAAATCTGAAAGTCGCTCTTCTTTTTGTCTGGATTCTCCTGCCACATGTTTTCGCCACTGTTCATTTCCATTCCCATCCAGATACAGCATCCAGAAGGTCTCATCATCTTTTTCTATTCTTCCTTCGGCCTGGGTATAACCACCTAATAAAATTCCTTTGGATGATTTGTCATCTGAAGAATGAATCACGCTCATTCCCATCAGAATATCACGGTTTTTGAAATTATAGGACTTTTGCCACTGCTCATCGCCTCTTTCGTTTAAAGCAATCAGCCATAGGTCTGTTCCTTCTTCAATGCCAACCGTTTTGTTTCCTGATCTTTCGGATCTGGATTCGCCACCGATGATATAACCGTTGGAAGTTAAGGCCAGTGTTCTTACATGGTCATCTCCTTTCCCGCCAAAGTTCTTTTCCCATTCTACTTTTCCGGTTTTATCCAGTTTGATGATCCAGTAATCGCCTTCGCCAAAGTTTTCTGTAGATTTTCCCGTGCGGGATGCGGGATTCGCGGTACTAGGTTCAGAAGGCGATGCTGCTCCACGAGGGCTATCTCCGGATCCCGAAACACGAACCTCGGAACTCCTGGAGTAAATTCCCAATAAGGCTCCACCGTCTTTTGTCGGAATCATTTTCTCTACTTCGTCCAACCCTTTTCCGCCTAAGATCAATTGAGAAAGTTCCTTTCCGTCTTTATCCAGTCGGGTGATCCAGACATCTTTGGATCCATATCCTTTGGATGAGTTTTGTACATTTCCGGCTATAAAAAAGCCTAGATCTGTACTTTGAATGACTGCTTTGGCTTCTTCATCAGAAGAAGTTCCCAACGTCTTTTGCCACAGTTCATCTCCAAATTCATTGATCCTGATGAGCCAGATATCTGATCCGCCTTTGGAATCCTCTTTCTTATCCAATCCTTTTCCTGAGTAAGAGGTTCCGGCTACAAGAAAACCTCCGTCCTGGGTAGTTACTGTCGCAGATAAATAATCGTGATTGTTTCCTGAGAAATACTTTTCCCAGGCTTCTTCTCCCTGCTGATTCAATTTAATCAGATGGAAATCGTAGCCGTTATTTTGTCTGCTTCCAGCCTCCATCTTCCCGCTTCCTGACTGAATAGAGCTTCCTGTAATGAGATACTGCTGATCGATGGTAGTGGTTACCTGGCTTAGAAAATCCTGAGTAGAGGATTTGATGTCTTTCTGCCAGAGAACTTCCTGGGCAGATAGC
Proteins encoded in this region:
- a CDS encoding T9SS type A sorting domain-containing protein yields the protein MKKIYLSACTVCTILGLSAQEVLWQKDIKSSTQDFLSQVTTTIDQQYLITGSSIQSGSGKMEAGSRQNNGYDFHLIKLNQQGEEAWEKYFSGNNHDYLSATVTTQDGGFLVAGTSYSGKGLDKKEDSKGGSDIWLIRINEFGDELWQKTLGTSSDEEAKAVIQSTDLGFFIAGNVQNSSKGYGSKDVWITRLDKDGKELSQLILGGKGLDEVEKMIPTKDGGALLGIYSRSSEVRVSGSGDSPRGAASPSEPSTANPASRTGKSTENFGEGDYWIIKLDKTGKVEWEKNFGGKGDDHVRTLALTSNGYIIGGESRSERSGNKTVGIEEGTDLWLIALNERGDEQWQKSYNFKNRDILMGMSVIHSSDDKSSKGILLGGYTQAEGRIEKDDETFWMLYLDGNGNEQWRKHVAGESRQKEERLSDLKLNRDGSIVLAGTSAKELGKENWKIVKLGDKQVNDLIEKYDIKIYPNPVSDYAYVEIGFDFKDADIMLYDMSGRQLQSFKTKNRVTKINTQALVQGAYLVTIKTDNNKTANAKLIKK